TCACTTCTGAAAATAAATCAAGATTATTTCTATTCATAAAAAATTAAAATAGATTAAATCTCTTAAAGACCTTACTATATATGTTGTAACTTTATTGTATGAAAGAGCATATTGTGAGAGGGTTCAGATTTGGAAATTACAAAGCACCGGAGTTATCTGTATTTGATCGGCTGTTGGAAATTTTTACAGATTTGTTAACCCATACCTCGGGAGATTTTGATGAAGCGATCGACTGGCTTCGAATGTTGGATGAAGAATACCAACTTACTACTCCGGAATACACTATCGATGATTTTATTGAAGACCTTAAAAAGAAAGGATATATCCGTGAAGAAGTTGATCATAATGGTGGAAATGGGATTCGCCTGAGTGCAAAAATGGAACAGAATATTCGCAAACAGGCACTTAATCAAATATTCGGGAACCTTGGAAAAAGTGGAAATGGGAATCATAAAACTAATAAAAGCGGAACGGGAGAAGATACAACAGGAGAATTCCGTAATTATAATTTTGGCGATCCGGTAGAAAAAATTTCTATTACGGAAAGTCTTAAAAATGCCCAAATCAATAATGGAATCGGTGATTTTCATCTTACTGAAGATGATCTGATTGTGGAAGACAGTATTCATCAATCTCAGATGAGTACGGTTTTGATGATAGATATTAGTCACAGTATGATTTTGTATGGTGAAGACCGAATCACTCCGGCCAAAAAAGTAGCAATGGCACTTGCAGAACTGATTACTACACGTTATCCGAAAGATACTTTGGATATTATCGTTTTTGGTGATGATGCATGGCCCGTTAAAATTCAGGAACTTCCTTATTTGCAGGTGGGGCCTTATCATACGAATACGGTTGCCGGTCTTCAACTGGCGATGGATATTTTACGCAGAAAAAGAAATACCAATAAACAGATTTTTATGATTACCGACGGAAAACCTAGTTGTGTTCGTCAGGCGGATGGTACCTATTATATGAATTCTTACGGTTTGGATGAGTATGTGGTTCAGAAGTGCTACAATATGGCGTCTCAGGCCAGAAGATTACATATTCCTATTACTACTTTCATGATTGCTCAGGATCCATATTTACAGCGTTTTGTGAGTGAATTTACAGAAGCCAATCAAGGAAAAGCTTTTTATACCGGACTTAACGGTTTAGGTCACATGATTTTTGAAGATTATGAGACCAATCGTAAGAAAAGAATTCGTTAAAAAATTCATTATTCATAAAAATATATTTCAAGAAATTTATAAATCAGATTTTAAATAAAATGACTGAAAAGCCAACTATAAAAACATTAGGCTCCCTAAGAGCATCAGGATATACATCAAAAAATATTAAAGACGAATTAAGAGATAATTTAAAAACTAAAATTCGGAATAAAGAGTCTGTATTTGAGGGGATTTTCGGTTACGAAAATACAGTTATTCCTCAATTGGAGCATGCTATTCTCAGCCGACATAATATTAATTTATTAGGATTGAGAGGGCAGGCAAAAACCAGGCTGGCAAGAATGATGACGTCTTTGTTGGATGAATGGATTCCTTTTATTGCAGGAAGTGAAATTAATGACGATCCATTGAATCCGATTTCCCGTTTCGCTAAAGAATTAATTGAAAAAGAAGGTGATAATACTCCGATAGAATGGCTTCACCGCGATGAAAGATTTTTCGAAAAACTGGCGACTCCGGATGTTACCGTTGCCGATCTGATCGGTGATGTAGATCCTATTAAAGCAGCCAATCTTAAACTCTCTTATGCAGACGACCGTGTGATTCATTTTGGGATGATTCCGCGTGCGAACCGTTGTATCTTCGTAATTAATGAATTGCCGGATCTTCAGGCGAGAATTCAGGTTTCTTTGTTTAATATTTTGCAGGAAGGTGATGTGCAGATTCGCGGATTTAAGGTAAGAATGCCTTTGGATATTCAGTTTGTTTTCACAGCGAATCCTGAAGATTATACGAACAGAGGAAGTATCGTAACACCTTTGAAAGACCGTATCGGATCTCAGATTCTAACGCATTATCCTGAAAGTATTACTATTGCAAGAGAAATCACCAATTATGAATCCAATTCAGACAGCCGTCAGAAAAATGGAGTATATGTTCCCGCTTTGGCGAAAGATCTTTTGGAGCAGATTGGCTTTGAAGCCCGTGAAAGCGAATATGTAGATTCAAAAAGTGGAGTGAGCGCACGTATGAGTATCACTGCTTTTGAAAATTTATTGAGTACAGCAGAACGCAGGTCTTTGCTAACAGGTGACGAAACAACTTCTGTAAGACTAAGTGATTTTGTGGGTATCATTCCTGCGATTACAGGGAAAGTGGAGTTGGTGTATGAAGGCGAACAGGAAGGAGCAGAAGCGGTTGCTCAATTGCTAATTGACAATGCGATCAGAACTTTATTCACATCCTATTTCCCGAAAGTGGAAAAGTTGGAGAAAAAAAATATTGACGGACCATTCAGCCAGATTACAGATTGGTTTTTGGAAGATGATGGCTTCCTGGAAATTACAGATGAATCTTCAGATGAAAACTATGCGAAATCTCTTAACAGGATTGATCCGCTAGATCAGATCATTGAAAAATATCAACCGGATACGCAGCCGGAAGATATTTTATTTTTGAAGGAATTTATTCTTTGGGGATTGGCAGTTAATAAAAAACTGAATAAAGAGAGGTTCAGAACAGGAGTGTTCTTTTCTTAATTAAATATTTTATATTTAAGAGGCTTTTTCTCTTTCAGTACTTATTTTTTTATAGTTTCGGCTGCGGCTTTGCCGCCGCAGCCGAAACTATAAAATGAACTCAAATAATAGTCGTAATCGAAGCTAAGACCGCAGTCATTATTTAAGCATTTTAAAAAAAAATTTCGGAAATAAAATAAAAAAAGATGTGGAAAACGAATCCACATCTTTTTTATTATTTTAATGATAATCCGGCAGCATCAAACCTGAATAACTCCCAGATTAAATTTCTCGGTAATCGGAGAATGATTTGCCGCTTCAATTCCCATAGAAATCCATTTTCTGGTATCTGTAGGATTGATGATGGCATCTGTCCAAAGTCTTGCAGCAGCATAAGTAGCCTCTGTCTGCTTTTGATATCTTTTTGTAATAGTATTTAAAATTTCATTATGCTCTTCTTCAGAGATCTCTTTGCCTTGTTTTTTCAATGTAGATTCCTGAATCTGCACTAAAACTTTTGCAGCCTGAGCTCCACCCATTACAGCAAGATCTGCCCATGGCCATGCTACAATTAATCTTGGATCATAAGCTTTACCGCACATGGCATAATTTCCGGCTCCGTAGGAATTTCCTGTAATAATCGTGAATTTAGGAACTACAGAATTTGAAACTGCATTTACCATTTTAGCACCATCTTTAATAATTCCACCGTGTTCAGATTTTGAACCTACCATGAATCCTGTAACGTCCTGAAGGAATATCAAAGGAATTTTTCTCTGGTTACAGTTGGCAATAAATCTGGTTGATTTATCTGCAGAATCTGAATAGATAACTCCACCAAACTGCATTTCACCTTTTCCGCTCTTTACAAGCTTTCTTTGGTTGGCTACAATTCCTACAGACCAGCCATCGATTCTTGCTGTTGCACAAATGATGCTCTTTCCGTAATCAGGCTTATATTCTTCGTATTCAGAATTATCAACCAGGCATTTAATGATCTCATAAGTATCATATTGTTCAGCTCTTGAAACAGGCATAATCCCGAAAATATTTTCAGGTTTCTCTTTTGGCTGAACGCTTTCAATTCTGTCGAAACCCGCTTTTTCAGTAGATCCGAGAGATTTCATGATATTTTTGATCCTGTTCAGAGCATCTTTATCATCTTTAGCTTTATAATCTGTAACTCCTGAAATTGAGCAATGTGTAGTAGCTCCTCCCAAAGTTTCGTTATCAATACTTTCTCCAATAGCAGCCTTCACCAAATAGCTTCCTGCAAGGAAAATAGAGCCTGTTCCTTCCACGATCATCGCTTCGTCGCTCATGATTGGAAGATATGCTCCACCTGCAACACAACTGCCCATTACTGCAGAAATCTGGATAATTCCTGCAGCACTCATTTTAGCATTATTTCTGAAAATTCTTCCGAACATTTCTTTATCAGGGAAAATCTCATCCTGCATAGGAAGGTAAACACCGGCGGAATCTACCAAATAGATAATCGGGAGCTTATTTTCCATGGCAATCTCCTGAGCTCTCAGGTTTTTCTTTCCGGTAATAGGAAACCAGGCGCCCGCTTTTACAGAAGCATCATTGGCAACAACAATACATTGCCTGCCGGAAACATAACCCATTACAACTACAACGCCTCCGCTGGGGCATCCGCCATGCTCTTCATACATTTCATAGCCGGCAAACGCACCTATTTCAATGGAATCTGAACCTTTATCAAGAAGATATTCAATTCTTTCTCTGGCTGTCATTTTTCCTTCATCGCGAAGCTTTTGAAGCCTCTTTTCTCCGCCTCCTTTTTTTATTTCAGCGAGCAATTGATTGATTTCAGATAATTTTAATCTATTCTGATCTTCCCGTTTGTTAAATTCAAGGTCCATAAAATTTTCAATTTTTTACGGCTAAAGATACTATTTTTATAATGAATTCCATTTGAAGTAAAACAAGCGTTTAATATATTGGTTCTCAGAAAATTGTGAAATTTTTAACAAAAAAATATTTTTAAATTACTGATATTTTTTCTAACTTTACTTCAGAGTAAAAGGGATAATATTCCTTGATAAATACTCTAGTTCCTAGTTTATTTTTTTAATAGTTTATTATTTGAAGGCCCTGAACGTTGAACAAATTTTCAGGGTTTTTTATGTGAGAATTATGATGAATGAACTTTATTTTACATTTTCTGCTTTTTTTCTGCCAAATTTATCTTTTTATCAATATTTCTAAAAGCTATTTGTAAATTTGCCTGTTAAAAATTTACAGAAGTTAGAATATGCAAAAATTAGCACTTTTCAGGCTGCATTTGATTGTTTTTTTGTGGGGGTTCACTGCTATTTTGGGAAAACTCATTCATGCCAATGCCCAGATTCTGGTATTTTACCGGATGCTGTTTGCTGCTGTATTTTTATTTGTATTTATCAGGATTTACAAGAAAGAGAGTATTAAAGTATCAAGAAAAATATTCTTTCAGCTTGCCGGAATAGGCTGTGCTATGGCGCTCCATTGGTATTGTTTTTTTTATTCTATTAAAGTATCCAATGTTTCAATAGCATTAAGCTGCCTGTCCCTTTCCACTTTATTTGCTTCCATACTGGAACCGGTTATTTTTAAACGGGAAATTGATATCTCTGAAGTGGTAATGGGAGTGGTAATAGTTGCTTGTATACTATTAATTTTTAAGACTGAATTTCATTTTAAAGAAGGGATCATATATGGAATTCTCTGTGCCGTATTCGGAACTGTTTTTTCTGTTTTTAACGGTAAAATGTTTGGCAAAACAAGCTCGGGAAATATTATATTCTATGAAATTTTCAGCGGATGGATTTTTCTGGCGATAATTTATATGTTTACGGGGCAGATTTTTCAGATACATGAAATAAACTACAGAGATCTGGCGTTAATATGCTTGTTGGCAAGTGTTTTTACGGCTTTCCCAATGCTGGAATCGGTGAAGCTGATGAAATATATTTCGCCTTTTACTCTAATTTTAACAGTTAATTTAGAACCTGTCTACGGAATTATACTAGCTTTTTTTATCTTTGGAGAATCAGAAGAAATGAGTCCTATATTTTATGTAGCTTCAGGCGTTATGATATTGGCTATTATTGTAAACGGATTAATGAAAGCCAGAAAACAAAAAAACTTTAACTAAGCATCAAATTTATATGATGAAGAAATATTTTTTATTTGCATTTTCACTGCTGTTTGGGTTGTCCCAATCTCAGATCATAAGAAAATACTCTAATGAATTTTTAAATATCGGGGCCGGAGCAAGAGGACTGGCGATGGGGGGAGCTGTAATTTCCAACCAGGATGATGTATATTCACCCATGTGGAACCCGGCAGGTTTGATGGCTATCGAAAAAGACTGGCAAGGAGCAGCAATGCACGCAGAATATTTTGAATCTATTGCGAAATATGATTATCTGGCTTATGCAAAAGTATTGGAACAGGGCGTATTTGGAGTTTCTATTGTAAGGCTCGGGGTAGACAATATCCTGAACACTACACAGATGATTGATTCTGAAGGTAATATCGATTATGATAAAATTACAAAATTTTCCCAGTCCGACTATGCTGCTATCCTTTCTTATGCCTTTAATCCGGCAGGAAATACAAAGCTGGATGTAGGGGTAAATGCTAAAATTGTTTACAGAAATGTAGGGAAATTTGCCAGCGGCTATGGTTTCGGTTTTGATATCGGGGCTATTTATAAAGCGGACAACGGATGGAAATTCGGAGGTATGTTGCGTGATGCAACTACTACTGTCAACTTTTGGAGCATCAATCAGGGAGAACTTTCAACGGTAGTGAACGGTGAAGAATTTAACCCGGCACCAAAAGATAAAATGGAGCTTACCATGCCTAAACTGAATGTGGGGGCAAGTAAAATATTCAATATCAACAGCAGCGTTTATGTATTACCGGAAGCCGGAATCAATGTTGACTTTGCCAAAACTGCAGCTTTAATATCAACAGATTTTGCAAGTATAACTCCTTATGCCGGTGCTGAACTTGGGTATCAGAAAATGATCTTTGTAAGACTTGGGGTAAACAGGTTCCAGTCTATTACAGATATTGAAGACCTGAAAAGAAAAGTTTCTTTCCAGCCGAGCGCCGGTCTTGGAATCAGATACAGAGGATTGACACTGGATTATGCAATCACGAATTCAGGAATTGGAGGTTCCAATTTCTACTCTAACTTTTTCTCTCTTAAATTGGATATGGGAGCTTTCAGAAATGATTAACTTTGAGATGTAATTTAAAAGCAATGAAAAAGATTTCAATACTCACATTAATGCTGGCACTAACTACTGTTTTTGGACAGAAGGTTTCAGATTATAAATATATTTCTGTTCCGGAAAGATTTAAAGACTTTGATAAAGATTCTTACGGACTTGAAGCAGCAACGATAAAAGGCCTGTCAAACAAGAAATACATAGTTTTGCAGGGAATAAAAGATTGGCCTGCAGATGCAAGAGAAAATCCCTGTTATGTTTTAAATGCTAATGTATTAGATAACAGCAACTTTTTGAAGAATAGAGTAATGATAGAAATTAAAGACTGTAATGAGAAAA
Above is a genomic segment from Chryseobacterium shigense containing:
- a CDS encoding vWA domain-containing protein encodes the protein MKEHIVRGFRFGNYKAPELSVFDRLLEIFTDLLTHTSGDFDEAIDWLRMLDEEYQLTTPEYTIDDFIEDLKKKGYIREEVDHNGGNGIRLSAKMEQNIRKQALNQIFGNLGKSGNGNHKTNKSGTGEDTTGEFRNYNFGDPVEKISITESLKNAQINNGIGDFHLTEDDLIVEDSIHQSQMSTVLMIDISHSMILYGEDRITPAKKVAMALAELITTRYPKDTLDIIVFGDDAWPVKIQELPYLQVGPYHTNTVAGLQLAMDILRRKRNTNKQIFMITDGKPSCVRQADGTYYMNSYGLDEYVVQKCYNMASQARRLHIPITTFMIAQDPYLQRFVSEFTEANQGKAFYTGLNGLGHMIFEDYETNRKKRIR
- a CDS encoding AAA family ATPase → MTEKPTIKTLGSLRASGYTSKNIKDELRDNLKTKIRNKESVFEGIFGYENTVIPQLEHAILSRHNINLLGLRGQAKTRLARMMTSLLDEWIPFIAGSEINDDPLNPISRFAKELIEKEGDNTPIEWLHRDERFFEKLATPDVTVADLIGDVDPIKAANLKLSYADDRVIHFGMIPRANRCIFVINELPDLQARIQVSLFNILQEGDVQIRGFKVRMPLDIQFVFTANPEDYTNRGSIVTPLKDRIGSQILTHYPESITIAREITNYESNSDSRQKNGVYVPALAKDLLEQIGFEARESEYVDSKSGVSARMSITAFENLLSTAERRSLLTGDETTSVRLSDFVGIIPAITGKVELVYEGEQEGAEAVAQLLIDNAIRTLFTSYFPKVEKLEKKNIDGPFSQITDWFLEDDGFLEITDESSDENYAKSLNRIDPLDQIIEKYQPDTQPEDILFLKEFILWGLAVNKKLNKERFRTGVFFS
- a CDS encoding acyl-CoA carboxylase subunit beta — its product is MDLEFNKREDQNRLKLSEINQLLAEIKKGGGEKRLQKLRDEGKMTARERIEYLLDKGSDSIEIGAFAGYEMYEEHGGCPSGGVVVVMGYVSGRQCIVVANDASVKAGAWFPITGKKNLRAQEIAMENKLPIIYLVDSAGVYLPMQDEIFPDKEMFGRIFRNNAKMSAAGIIQISAVMGSCVAGGAYLPIMSDEAMIVEGTGSIFLAGSYLVKAAIGESIDNETLGGATTHCSISGVTDYKAKDDKDALNRIKNIMKSLGSTEKAGFDRIESVQPKEKPENIFGIMPVSRAEQYDTYEIIKCLVDNSEYEEYKPDYGKSIICATARIDGWSVGIVANQRKLVKSGKGEMQFGGVIYSDSADKSTRFIANCNQRKIPLIFLQDVTGFMVGSKSEHGGIIKDGAKMVNAVSNSVVPKFTIITGNSYGAGNYAMCGKAYDPRLIVAWPWADLAVMGGAQAAKVLVQIQESTLKKQGKEISEEEHNEILNTITKRYQKQTEATYAAARLWTDAIINPTDTRKWISMGIEAANHSPITEKFNLGVIQV
- a CDS encoding DMT family transporter: MQKLALFRLHLIVFLWGFTAILGKLIHANAQILVFYRMLFAAVFLFVFIRIYKKESIKVSRKIFFQLAGIGCAMALHWYCFFYSIKVSNVSIALSCLSLSTLFASILEPVIFKREIDISEVVMGVVIVACILLIFKTEFHFKEGIIYGILCAVFGTVFSVFNGKMFGKTSSGNIIFYEIFSGWIFLAIIYMFTGQIFQIHEINYRDLALICLLASVFTAFPMLESVKLMKYISPFTLILTVNLEPVYGIILAFFIFGESEEMSPIFYVASGVMILAIIVNGLMKARKQKNFN
- a CDS encoding PorV/PorQ family protein, which translates into the protein MMKKYFLFAFSLLFGLSQSQIIRKYSNEFLNIGAGARGLAMGGAVISNQDDVYSPMWNPAGLMAIEKDWQGAAMHAEYFESIAKYDYLAYAKVLEQGVFGVSIVRLGVDNILNTTQMIDSEGNIDYDKITKFSQSDYAAILSYAFNPAGNTKLDVGVNAKIVYRNVGKFASGYGFGFDIGAIYKADNGWKFGGMLRDATTTVNFWSINQGELSTVVNGEEFNPAPKDKMELTMPKLNVGASKIFNINSSVYVLPEAGINVDFAKTAALISTDFASITPYAGAELGYQKMIFVRLGVNRFQSITDIEDLKRKVSFQPSAGLGIRYRGLTLDYAITNSGIGGSNFYSNFFSLKLDMGAFRND